One genomic segment of Pandoraea sputorum includes these proteins:
- a CDS encoding IclR family transcriptional regulator: MPRSSAGSSRSATDATQSTSDTASSTAAPRSSLFVGSTEKTFQVLHAFDGPARYMTLGDIAKAADLDRSATQRLVHTLEALGYLFRVPETRTYGLTTKVLQFSYNYIRANELVDKASPYLLDISRRVGETTNLQELDGHEIVFVARFPGQHLVNIDIVVGARLPAMFTASGIAILSRLPEARVREILSGTALEPMTPYTLIDEKKLLERIAQTTRRGYAIVENETVMGDISVAAPITDHDGHAVAAINISVPTSRWTRERAEAELAPHIQVAATSISKSRLSTFRR; encoded by the coding sequence ATGCCGCGTTCATCCGCCGGGTCGTCGCGCTCTGCCACAGACGCCACCCAATCCACCAGCGACACCGCTTCGAGCACCGCCGCCCCGCGTTCCTCGCTCTTCGTCGGCTCGACCGAGAAGACGTTTCAGGTGCTGCACGCCTTCGACGGTCCTGCGCGGTACATGACGCTGGGCGACATCGCCAAAGCGGCGGATCTGGATCGCAGCGCCACGCAGCGGCTCGTGCATACGCTCGAAGCGCTCGGCTATCTCTTTCGCGTGCCGGAGACGCGTACCTACGGGCTGACGACCAAGGTGTTGCAGTTCTCGTACAACTACATCCGCGCCAACGAACTGGTCGACAAGGCGTCGCCGTATTTGCTCGACATCAGCCGCCGTGTGGGCGAGACGACCAACCTGCAAGAGCTGGACGGTCACGAGATCGTGTTCGTCGCACGCTTTCCCGGACAGCATCTGGTGAACATCGATATCGTGGTCGGCGCGCGTCTGCCCGCGATGTTCACGGCGTCGGGCATTGCAATCCTGTCGCGTCTGCCCGAAGCACGCGTGCGTGAAATACTCTCGGGCACGGCGCTCGAACCGATGACGCCGTACACCCTCATCGACGAGAAAAAGCTGCTCGAACGGATTGCGCAGACCACGCGTCGTGGCTACGCCATCGTCGAAAACGAAACCGTGATGGGCGACATCTCGGTCGCGGCCCCGATCACCGATCACGACGGTCACGCCGTCGCGGCCATCAATATCTCGGTGCCGACCTCGCGCTGGACGCGTGAGCGCGCAGAAGCCGAACTCGCCCCGCACATTCAGGTCGCCGCAACCTCGATCTCGAAGTCACGGCTGTCGACGTTCCGACGCTAA
- a CDS encoding Smr/MutS family protein has protein sequence MSKKPPKLSLSDLSNFRDALATESAAREAERIAAAKRAAQAKRDANVFRDSIGEIAPLASKGSTNRVEHPRFPPEPVARQTEEDEAAVLHESLSDEFDPEALLDTDDRLSYRRPGISHDAVLKLQRGDWVVQAQIDLHGMRRDEAREALSAFLHDAVKRGLRCIRVIHGKGLGSVNREPVLKDKVRGWLAQKNEVLAWAQAQGRDGGGGALVVLLQASQARGARAAD, from the coding sequence ATGAGCAAGAAACCACCGAAACTCAGCCTCAGCGACCTCTCCAACTTCCGTGACGCACTCGCGACCGAGAGCGCCGCGCGCGAAGCCGAGCGCATCGCCGCCGCCAAGCGCGCCGCGCAGGCCAAACGCGATGCCAACGTGTTCCGCGACAGCATCGGCGAGATCGCCCCGCTTGCCAGCAAAGGCTCGACCAATCGCGTCGAGCACCCGCGCTTCCCGCCCGAGCCGGTGGCGCGTCAGACCGAGGAAGACGAAGCCGCAGTGCTTCACGAATCCCTGTCCGACGAGTTCGACCCCGAAGCGCTGCTCGATACGGACGACCGCCTGTCGTACCGCCGTCCCGGCATCAGCCACGATGCCGTGCTGAAGCTGCAACGCGGCGACTGGGTGGTGCAGGCGCAGATCGACCTGCATGGCATGCGTCGCGACGAAGCCCGCGAAGCGCTCTCCGCCTTCCTGCACGACGCCGTCAAGCGCGGCCTGCGCTGCATTCGCGTGATTCACGGCAAGGGCCTGGGCTCGGTGAACCGTGAACCGGTCCTCAAGGACAAGGTGCGCGGCTGGCTCGCCCAGAAGAACGAAGTGCTGGCATGGGCGCAAGCGCAAGGACGCGACGGCGGGGGCGGTGCGCTGGTAGTATTGCTCCAGGCTTCGCAGGCCCGGGGGGCGCGCGCAGCAGACTGA
- a CDS encoding alpha-hydroxy acid oxidase, producing the protein MHAFSCVEDYRQAARRRLTKLAFDYLEGGAEDGEALRRNRDAFGQWGFAPRVMTDISATSSETNFWGRSAAAPMVVGPTGLNGLFWPRADELLARAAADAGLPFVLSTASTSLLEDVRAAVPDGELWLQLYVQQDRRIAESMMRRAREAGFRTLMLTVDTPVHGKRDHDTRNGFKLPLRFTPRLVADCMRHPHWSWQMLVGGAPQLRNIAQSVGERADLARHAAMLSRQMDLSLGWHDLAWVRKHWPGEVLVKGILTVDDARQAQAHGADGIIVSNHGGRQLGSTLAPVEALPMIVDAVGASGSGGPAISVFMDGGVRRGADVAKAVALGAKGVLLGRAPLYGVAARGAQGVDGVLALLLNELRTTMQLLGCANVGTLTAERLARLPSLHENRSGGAIQANPL; encoded by the coding sequence ATGCACGCGTTTTCCTGCGTGGAGGATTACCGCCAGGCGGCCAGGCGCCGTCTGACGAAGCTGGCTTTCGATTATCTGGAAGGCGGTGCAGAGGACGGGGAGGCGCTGCGGCGCAATCGGGACGCGTTCGGGCAGTGGGGCTTCGCGCCGCGCGTCATGACGGACATCTCCGCCACATCGAGCGAGACGAATTTCTGGGGACGGTCGGCCGCCGCCCCGATGGTCGTCGGCCCGACCGGCCTGAACGGCCTGTTCTGGCCGCGCGCAGACGAACTGCTCGCGCGTGCAGCCGCCGATGCCGGACTGCCGTTTGTGCTGTCGACGGCATCGACCTCGTTGCTCGAAGACGTGCGCGCTGCGGTGCCTGACGGCGAGCTTTGGCTGCAACTCTATGTGCAGCAGGATCGGCGCATTGCCGAGAGCATGATGCGCCGGGCGCGCGAGGCCGGGTTTCGAACGCTCATGCTGACCGTCGATACCCCGGTGCACGGAAAGCGCGATCACGACACGCGCAACGGCTTCAAGCTGCCGCTGCGCTTTACGCCGCGACTTGTGGCGGACTGCATGCGGCATCCGCACTGGAGTTGGCAGATGCTGGTGGGCGGGGCGCCGCAGCTTCGCAACATCGCCCAGAGCGTAGGCGAGCGGGCGGATCTGGCGCGTCACGCGGCGATGCTGAGTCGTCAGATGGACTTGTCGCTCGGCTGGCACGACCTGGCGTGGGTGCGCAAGCACTGGCCGGGTGAAGTGCTGGTCAAGGGCATTCTGACGGTGGACGACGCCCGTCAGGCGCAGGCCCATGGCGCGGACGGCATCATCGTCTCCAATCACGGCGGACGCCAGTTGGGCAGCACGCTCGCCCCGGTCGAAGCGTTGCCGATGATCGTCGACGCCGTTGGCGCGTCAGGTTCGGGCGGTCCCGCAATCTCCGTGTTCATGGACGGTGGCGTGCGGCGCGGGGCCGACGTCGCCAAGGCCGTCGCGCTGGGCGCGAAGGGCGTGCTCCTGGGACGCGCGCCGCTGTATGGCGTGGCCGCGCGCGGCGCTCAGGGTGTGGATGGGGTGCTGGCCTTGCTGCTGAACGAATTGCGCACGACGATGCAGCTGCTCGGCTGCGCAAACGTGGGCACGTTGACGGCTGAACGGCTGGCCCGGCTGCCGTCGTTGCACGAGAACCGATCCGGCGGGGCGATTCAGGCAAACCCGCTATAA
- a CDS encoding TetR/AcrR family transcriptional regulator: MTPTADASSRRRMPREARTRQLLDVAWTLIGNEGTDALTLGRLAEDAGVTKPVVYDHFGSRNGLLAALYQDFDARQTVIFDAAVAAAKPTLQDKARVIASSYVTCVVTQGREIPGVLAALGGSAELAAVKREYQQSFIAKCAAIFAPFASPDGIPAPALWAMLGAADALSDAAVTGEITADDAQMELHQVILTMVKRHKP; this comes from the coding sequence ATGACCCCAACCGCAGACGCCTCGTCGCGCCGACGCATGCCCCGTGAAGCCCGCACCCGACAACTGCTCGACGTCGCGTGGACGCTGATCGGCAACGAGGGCACGGATGCGCTCACGCTCGGACGTCTGGCGGAGGATGCCGGGGTCACGAAGCCGGTTGTGTACGACCACTTCGGTTCGCGCAATGGGTTGCTCGCAGCGCTGTATCAGGACTTCGACGCCCGTCAGACCGTCATCTTCGACGCGGCCGTTGCGGCGGCAAAGCCGACGTTGCAGGACAAGGCCCGCGTGATCGCATCGAGCTATGTGACGTGCGTGGTGACGCAGGGCCGCGAAATACCGGGGGTTCTCGCGGCGCTCGGCGGCTCGGCTGAACTGGCCGCTGTGAAGCGCGAGTACCAGCAATCGTTCATCGCCAAATGCGCGGCGATCTTCGCGCCGTTCGCCAGCCCCGACGGCATCCCGGCCCCCGCCTTGTGGGCGATGCTGGGGGCGGCCGACGCGCTGTCCGATGCCGCTGTCACCGGTGAGATCACCGCCGACGACGCGCAGATGGAATTACATCAGGTCATTCTGACGATGGTGAAGCGCCACAAGCCGTGA
- a CDS encoding NAD(P)H-dependent oxidoreductase encodes MHALVVVAHPDPHSLTHAIARRVAETIASSPATNGISHTAEIADLAAEGFDPRFNAADLALFNKTLAAPADVAAEHARLNRADALVLVYPIYWWSFPALLKGWIDRVFSQGWAYEDVALGKSVKKLQRLRVHLVAIGGADQRTMARHGYFGAMKTQIDHGIFDYCGAQVVTSELLLASDTGYPEAHLETARTIGQKVFPSPT; translated from the coding sequence ATGCATGCACTCGTTGTCGTCGCCCATCCCGACCCGCACTCGCTCACCCACGCCATCGCCCGACGCGTCGCCGAGACGATTGCGTCTTCGCCTGCCACCAACGGCATCTCACACACTGCCGAGATCGCCGATCTGGCCGCCGAAGGCTTCGATCCTCGCTTTAACGCGGCAGACCTGGCGTTGTTCAACAAGACGCTCGCGGCCCCCGCCGACGTGGCCGCCGAGCACGCCCGTCTGAACCGCGCCGACGCGCTGGTGCTCGTCTACCCGATCTACTGGTGGTCGTTCCCCGCGCTGCTCAAGGGATGGATCGACCGTGTGTTCTCGCAGGGTTGGGCGTACGAAGACGTGGCGCTCGGCAAGTCGGTGAAGAAGCTGCAACGTCTGCGCGTTCATCTAGTCGCCATCGGGGGCGCAGACCAGCGCACGATGGCCCGCCACGGCTACTTCGGCGCAATGAAAACACAGATCGATCACGGGATCTTCGACTATTGCGGTGCCCAGGTGGTCACGTCGGAGTTGCTCCTTGCCTCCGACACGGGCTACCCTGAAGCACATCTCGAGACGGCGAGGACCATCGGACAGAAGGTCTTCCCGTCTCCCACGTGA
- the ppa gene encoding inorganic diphosphatase has translation MSFNHVPAGKDLPNDFNVIIEIPAQSDPVKYEADKDLGLLVVDRFIGTGMRYPANYGFIPQTLAGDGDPVDALVVTPFPLLAGSVVRCRALGMLNMTDESGVDAKLVVVPVDKICPMTAHMKSIDDVPGYLKDQIKHFFEQYKALEKGKWVKVEGWEGIEAAHKEITEGVANAKK, from the coding sequence ATGAGCTTCAACCACGTGCCTGCCGGTAAGGACCTCCCCAACGATTTCAACGTCATCATCGAGATCCCGGCGCAAAGCGACCCGGTGAAGTACGAAGCCGACAAGGATCTGGGTCTGCTGGTCGTTGACCGCTTCATCGGCACGGGCATGCGTTACCCGGCCAACTACGGCTTCATTCCGCAAACGCTGGCTGGCGACGGCGACCCCGTCGACGCGCTGGTCGTCACGCCGTTCCCGCTGCTGGCTGGCTCGGTCGTTCGCTGCCGCGCACTCGGCATGCTCAACATGACCGACGAGTCGGGCGTGGACGCCAAGCTCGTGGTCGTGCCGGTCGACAAGATCTGCCCGATGACGGCACACATGAAGTCGATCGACGACGTCCCGGGCTACCTGAAGGACCAGATCAAGCACTTCTTCGAGCAATACAAGGCGCTCGAGAAGGGCAAGTGGGTCAAGGTCGAAGGCTGGGAAGGCATCGAAGCCGCCCACAAGGAAATCACTGAAGGCGTTGCGAACGCGAAGAAGTAA
- a CDS encoding NAD(+) synthase encodes MTNRFLNLYNHDFARVAVGVPQCRVADPAFNAAQTIALARQADAEGAVLVAFPELGIPAYSCEDLFQQRALQDACDAALAEIVAASRELGIAMIVGMPVRVQQRLFNCAVVVARGRIHGVVPKTYLPNYSEFYEARQFNAADDAGVDTVTLLGNDVPFGALIFEAADQPLLRFHCEICEDVWVPVPPSSFAALAGATVLVNLSASNVVVGKSAYRHQLVAQQSARCLAAYLYTSAGQGESTTDLAWDGQALIYENGDMLAESARFASESHLIFADVDLERLARERMHQTTFGVSVRRHADEVARFRTIKLDVTLPRDAELPLARAIARFPYVPSDAVRRDERCHEVYNIQVQALMQRLASSKIQKVVIGVSGGLDSTHALLVCAKVMDRLGLPRTNILAYTMPGFATSERTLRQARELMEAVGCTAREIDIRPSCMQMLKDLDHPFAKGEEVYDVTFENVQAGERTNHLFRLANHLGAIVIGTGDLSELALGWCTYGVGDHMSHYNVNASVPKTLIMHLVRWVAETGQLGGAASAKAQKDAKDAKGSKEGQRRNVLIDILETEISPELVPGKANGAPEQRTEHFIGPYELQDFNLYYTLRFGYAPRKVAFLSWSAWHDASQGRWPDEGHASRNAYDLVAIKRNLRIFLDRFFRTSQFKRSCIPNAPKVGTGGSLSPRGDWRAPSDSESVVWLADLDTVPDDPHA; translated from the coding sequence ATGACCAACCGATTTCTCAATCTCTACAATCACGATTTCGCGCGTGTGGCCGTCGGAGTGCCGCAGTGCCGCGTCGCCGATCCCGCTTTCAACGCCGCTCAGACCATCGCGCTGGCCCGCCAGGCCGACGCCGAGGGCGCGGTACTCGTCGCCTTCCCTGAACTTGGCATTCCTGCCTACAGCTGCGAAGACCTGTTCCAGCAGCGCGCCTTGCAGGATGCCTGCGACGCTGCGCTGGCCGAGATCGTAGCCGCGAGCCGGGAGCTGGGCATCGCGATGATCGTCGGCATGCCGGTGCGCGTGCAGCAGCGCCTGTTCAACTGCGCCGTCGTAGTGGCGCGCGGTCGCATTCACGGCGTTGTCCCCAAGACGTATCTCCCGAACTACAGCGAGTTCTACGAAGCGCGCCAGTTCAATGCAGCGGATGACGCAGGCGTCGATACCGTCACCCTGCTGGGCAACGACGTGCCGTTCGGCGCGCTCATCTTCGAAGCCGCCGATCAGCCGCTGCTGCGCTTTCACTGCGAGATCTGCGAAGACGTCTGGGTGCCGGTGCCGCCGTCGTCGTTTGCGGCGCTCGCGGGCGCAACGGTGCTCGTCAACCTGTCGGCATCGAACGTGGTCGTGGGCAAGTCGGCCTATCGTCATCAACTGGTGGCCCAGCAGTCGGCCCGTTGCCTCGCGGCATATCTGTACACCTCGGCCGGGCAGGGCGAATCGACGACCGACCTCGCGTGGGACGGACAGGCGCTCATCTACGAGAACGGCGACATGCTCGCCGAGTCGGCGCGTTTCGCCAGCGAGTCGCATCTGATCTTCGCCGACGTCGATCTCGAGCGCCTCGCTCGCGAGCGCATGCATCAGACGACGTTCGGTGTGTCGGTGCGCCGTCATGCCGACGAAGTGGCACGCTTTCGCACGATCAAGCTCGACGTCACCCTGCCGCGCGACGCCGAACTGCCGCTTGCGCGCGCCATTGCGCGCTTCCCTTATGTGCCGTCCGATGCGGTGCGTCGCGACGAGCGCTGCCACGAGGTCTACAACATTCAGGTGCAGGCGCTGATGCAGCGTCTCGCGTCGTCGAAGATTCAGAAGGTCGTGATCGGTGTGTCCGGCGGGCTGGACTCGACGCATGCGTTGCTCGTCTGCGCCAAGGTCATGGACCGGCTCGGCCTGCCGCGTACGAATATTCTGGCGTACACGATGCCGGGTTTCGCGACGAGCGAGCGTACGCTGCGTCAGGCGCGTGAATTGATGGAAGCCGTGGGATGCACGGCGCGCGAGATCGATATTCGTCCGAGTTGCATGCAGATGCTGAAGGACCTCGATCATCCGTTCGCGAAGGGCGAGGAAGTCTACGACGTCACGTTCGAGAACGTGCAGGCGGGCGAGCGGACCAATCACCTGTTCCGTTTGGCGAACCATCTCGGGGCGATTGTGATCGGCACGGGTGACCTGAGCGAGCTGGCGCTGGGCTGGTGCACGTACGGTGTGGGCGATCATATGTCGCACTACAACGTGAACGCCAGCGTGCCCAAGACGCTCATCATGCACCTCGTGCGCTGGGTCGCGGAGACGGGGCAACTGGGGGGCGCGGCGTCGGCCAAAGCGCAGAAGGACGCCAAGGATGCAAAGGGCAGCAAGGAAGGACAGCGCCGCAACGTTCTCATCGATATTCTCGAGACGGAAATCAGCCCGGAACTCGTGCCGGGCAAGGCCAACGGCGCGCCCGAGCAGCGCACCGAGCATTTCATCGGCCCGTACGAGTTGCAGGACTTTAACCTCTACTACACGTTGCGCTTCGGCTATGCGCCGCGCAAGGTGGCGTTTCTGTCATGGAGCGCGTGGCACGATGCGTCGCAGGGGCGCTGGCCGGACGAGGGGCACGCGTCGCGCAACGCCTACGATCTGGTTGCTATCAAGCGCAACCTGCGCATCTTCCTGGACCGGTTCTTCCGTACGAGCCAGTTCAAGCGTTCGTGCATTCCGAATGCGCCGAAGGTCGGCACGGGCGGTTCGCTCTCGCCGCGAGGCGACTGGCGTGCGCCGAGCGATTCGGAGTCGGTCGTGTGGCTGGCGGATCTGGACACGGTGCCTGACGATCCGCACGCGTAA
- a CDS encoding P-II family nitrogen regulator, producing the protein MKRVTAIIKPFKLDEVREALAEVGVTGLTVTEVKGFGRQKGHTELYRGAEYVVDFLPKIKIEVVVSAAQAEQVIDAVLGAARTGKIGDGKIFVTDVERVIRIRTGEEGEQAV; encoded by the coding sequence ATGAAACGCGTAACTGCCATCATCAAACCCTTCAAGCTCGACGAAGTCCGTGAAGCGCTGGCCGAAGTCGGCGTGACCGGGCTGACCGTCACGGAAGTGAAGGGCTTCGGCCGCCAGAAGGGCCACACCGAGCTGTATCGCGGTGCGGAATATGTCGTCGACTTCCTGCCGAAGATCAAGATCGAAGTCGTGGTGAGCGCGGCGCAGGCCGAGCAGGTCATCGATGCCGTGCTGGGCGCGGCCCGCACCGGCAAGATCGGTGACGGCAAGATCTTCGTGACCGATGTCGAACGCGTGATTCGCATTCGCACGGGCGAAGAGGGCGAACAGGCGGTCTGA
- a CDS encoding dihydrodipicolinate synthase family protein produces the protein MLRSAQLKGIFPAIPTPVHTDDTIHIEGARALMRYLLAQGIDGVVPLGGTGEYGALSRAERVRMAELTAQEVREHGRDVPVIAGVLDPGYHDAIEAGRDFAAAGADGLLVLTPYYTNPTQAGIRDYFLRYADESPLPILIYEIPYRTRIAIAPEVLHELSRHENIIGMKACNTDMWHFLRTIAGVDESFAVLSGEDTLFPLHVAAGARGGIVVTASLLPTAWQRIFSLASEGKTADALALHRSLIPLMNLAFAETNPGPMKSVMDLIGVNAPAMLAPLVPPAPALSAELREELARQLAIFEGR, from the coding sequence ATGCTTCGCTCCGCACAACTGAAGGGCATTTTCCCGGCCATCCCCACGCCGGTACACACCGACGACACGATCCACATCGAAGGCGCACGCGCGCTCATGCGTTACCTGCTGGCGCAGGGTATCGACGGCGTGGTGCCGCTGGGCGGCACGGGCGAGTACGGTGCACTGTCGCGCGCCGAGCGCGTGCGCATGGCTGAACTCACGGCGCAGGAAGTGCGTGAACACGGCCGCGACGTGCCGGTGATCGCCGGTGTGCTCGATCCCGGTTATCACGACGCCATCGAAGCGGGCCGCGACTTCGCCGCTGCCGGTGCCGACGGTCTGCTGGTTCTCACGCCGTACTACACGAACCCGACGCAAGCCGGTATTCGCGACTACTTCCTGCGCTACGCGGACGAGTCGCCGCTGCCGATCCTCATCTACGAAATCCCGTATCGCACGCGTATCGCGATTGCACCGGAAGTGCTGCATGAGCTGTCGCGCCACGAGAACATCATCGGCATGAAGGCCTGCAACACCGACATGTGGCATTTCCTGCGCACCATCGCCGGTGTCGACGAGTCGTTTGCCGTACTGAGCGGCGAAGACACGCTGTTCCCGCTGCATGTGGCCGCAGGGGCACGCGGCGGGATCGTGGTGACGGCGTCGCTGCTGCCGACGGCGTGGCAACGCATCTTCTCGCTCGCGTCCGAAGGCAAGACGGCCGACGCGCTGGCGCTGCACCGCTCGCTGATTCCGCTGATGAATCTGGCGTTCGCCGAGACGAACCCGGGGCCGATGAAGTCGGTGATGGATCTGATCGGGGTGAACGCACCGGCGATGCTCGCACCGCTGGTGCCGCCTGCACCGGCGCTGTCGGCCGAACTGCGCGAGGAACTGGCGCGTCAGCTGGCGATTTTTGAAGGACGTTGA
- a CDS encoding GNAT family N-acetyltransferase encodes MSSDAVIRVVQSIEDVPADAWNALAGDNPFVQHAFLHAMHETGCAAKRTGWQPAYLLMHAEDVLVGAMPLYVKSHSRGEYVFDHAWADAFARHGLEYYPKLLCAVPFSPVTGPRLLARTQADRVALARGAIAFARQLELSSIHVLFTHDDDLAALTEAGYMLREGVQFHWENPGFATFDDFLAQMNQEKRKKLKQDRRRVREAGVTYRWLRGEQIDDAALDFFYRCYENTYREHWNSPYLSRAFFGQVHATMPDALLLVMAERDGQPLACALNVVSGDTMYGRYWGTTDFVSGMHFETCYAQGIEYCIAHGLRSFEGGAQGVHKMSRGLLPTPTWSAHWIADERFAQAIEDFLDRETSAMDEHIGELEAHTPFKRPTS; translated from the coding sequence GTGAGCAGCGACGCAGTCATCCGTGTAGTGCAATCGATTGAAGACGTGCCGGCCGACGCGTGGAACGCGCTCGCGGGCGACAACCCGTTCGTGCAGCACGCGTTCCTCCACGCGATGCACGAGACGGGATGCGCTGCCAAGCGTACGGGCTGGCAGCCAGCCTATCTGCTCATGCATGCGGAGGATGTCCTTGTCGGCGCGATGCCGCTCTACGTCAAGTCGCACTCCCGTGGTGAATACGTCTTCGACCACGCATGGGCCGACGCCTTCGCACGTCACGGTCTCGAGTACTACCCCAAGCTGTTGTGCGCCGTGCCGTTCTCGCCCGTGACCGGGCCGCGCCTGCTTGCGCGCACACAGGCGGATCGCGTGGCGCTGGCGCGCGGGGCAATTGCGTTCGCCCGGCAACTTGAGCTGTCGTCCATCCACGTGCTGTTCACGCACGACGACGATCTGGCCGCGCTGACCGAAGCCGGGTACATGCTGCGCGAGGGCGTGCAATTTCATTGGGAAAATCCGGGCTTCGCCACGTTCGACGACTTTCTCGCGCAGATGAATCAGGAGAAGCGCAAGAAGCTGAAACAGGACCGTCGGCGCGTGCGCGAGGCCGGAGTGACCTACCGCTGGCTGCGCGGCGAGCAGATCGACGACGCAGCGCTCGACTTCTTTTATCGGTGCTACGAAAACACCTATCGTGAGCACTGGAATTCACCGTATCTGAGTCGTGCGTTCTTCGGGCAGGTGCACGCGACGATGCCCGACGCGCTGCTGCTCGTCATGGCGGAGCGTGATGGCCAGCCGCTCGCGTGCGCACTCAATGTCGTGAGCGGCGACACCATGTATGGTCGCTACTGGGGGACGACGGACTTCGTCTCCGGCATGCATTTCGAGACCTGCTATGCGCAGGGCATCGAGTACTGCATCGCGCACGGGCTGCGCAGTTTCGAAGGTGGCGCGCAAGGCGTGCACAAGATGTCGCGCGGTCTGTTACCCACGCCTACGTGGTCGGCTCATTGGATTGCCGACGAACGATTCGCGCAGGCCATCGAAGATTTTCTCGACCGGGAGACGTCTGCGATGGACGAGCACATCGGTGAGCTGGAAGCGCATACGCCGTTCAAGCGACCGACGTCCTGA
- a CDS encoding trimeric intracellular cation channel family protein, with translation MSAQLHTILAVMEAIAVLSCAISGFAEARKQHLDPVGAFVLAFATAFGGGTLRDVLLDHRPFYWVQHQWYSVIILVLSLSTGVVLKLVSRVATERVLLITDAIGLGFFSASGTSLALQTDMSAFMSVMMGVITGVGGGVIRDILCNEVPLVLRDTRPYAVCAFIGGWIYIALTYADLDPVYTLSISAFSVIFVRLITVAFDVRLKS, from the coding sequence ATGAGCGCTCAACTGCATACGATCCTGGCCGTCATGGAGGCCATCGCCGTATTGTCGTGCGCCATCTCCGGCTTCGCCGAAGCCCGCAAGCAGCATCTCGATCCGGTCGGCGCGTTCGTGCTGGCCTTCGCGACCGCCTTCGGCGGCGGCACATTGCGCGACGTCCTGCTCGACCACCGCCCCTTCTACTGGGTCCAGCATCAGTGGTACTCGGTCATCATCCTCGTGCTGTCGTTGTCCACAGGCGTCGTGCTGAAACTCGTCTCGCGTGTGGCGACAGAGCGTGTACTGCTCATTACGGACGCCATCGGTCTTGGGTTTTTTAGCGCGTCCGGCACATCGCTCGCGTTGCAGACCGATATGTCGGCGTTCATGTCGGTGATGATGGGCGTGATTACCGGCGTGGGTGGCGGCGTGATCCGCGACATCCTCTGTAATGAGGTACCGCTGGTGTTGCGCGACACGCGACCCTACGCCGTGTGTGCGTTCATTGGCGGATGGATATACATCGCGCTCACTTACGCCGACCTCGATCCCGTCTACACCTTGTCGATCAGCGCGTTTTCCGTGATTTTCGTGCGACTGATCACCGTCGCATTCGACGTGCGCCTCAAGTCCTGA